CAAGAAGATTGCCGCAGGTGCGGACGCCATCGTGCTGGATGTGAAGACCGGCAGCGGTGCGTTCATGAAGACGCTTGACGATTCCATTGCACTCGCCCAGGCGATGGTAGATATCGGCACTCACCTTGGCCGCAACACTGTAGCGGTCATCAGCGACATGGACCAGCCGCTGGGCTTCGGCATCGGTAATGCCCTTGAGATCAAAGAGGGCATCGAGACCTTGAATGGCCACGGTCCTAAGGATCTGCAGGAGGTCTGCCTGATCCTGGGCAGCCAGATGCTTGTACTTGGGGGCAAGGCAAAGGACGAAGAAGAAGCACGTTCCATGCTGCTGTCCCATATCGGGGACGGCAGTGCGCTGGATAAGTTCAAGCAGATGGTGTCGGCCCAGGGCGGCGATGCCTCACAGATTGATTCTCCTGACACCTTGCCCGCTGCCCGCAGATTCATCGAAGTCAAAGCTGCGACCGCAGGCTATGTGGAGAGCATCCAGGCTGAAGAGATCGGTGTGGCCGCGATGCTGCTCGGTGCCGGACGCGAGACGAAGGAGTCCGTGATCGATCTGGCGGTCGGCATTCAGCTCTCGCTGAAGGTCGGCGACGCCGTGGCCGCAGGCGATACGCTGGCAGTGCTGCATGTGAACGATGCCAGCGAGAGCAAGGTGCAGGAGGCCGAAGCCAAAGTGCTGGAGGCTTATCGCATCTCCGCCCAGCCGGTTCCGCCGCAGCCGCTGGTTTTTGCACTGGTGACCAAGGATGGGGTAACGCGTTACTAGCCGGAACGGAACCTGCACAATTAAGCCTATTCATACGAACAAGCCGTACGAATCAGCATATTGCTGGCGTACGGCTTGTTTTATTTTTGATAAGGAAATTATGATTTACGTCCGATGTGGATAAGTAGTGCATAAAGTTGGGGGAAGTGTCTTGGAGCCTCGGCAGGATGACTACATTCTGGATCAGTAATAGGAATGACTTCGCTGATTTCACCGAACACATGGACAGCGCGTGGTCATCTGGGCCGGATACGGTCGAAAAACCGACTACATTCGGTACGGCAGAGGCATGTGGGCCGGATATGGTCGAAAACCGACCACATTCAGTGCGGCGGAGGCGTGTGGGCGGGATATGGTCGAAAAACCGACTACATTTAGTGCGGCGGAGGCGTGTGGGCGGGATGTGGTCGAAAAACCGATTACATTCAGTGCGGCGGAGGCGTGTGGGCGGGATATGGTCGAAAAACCGATTACATTCAGTGCGGCGGAGGTGCGAGGGCGGGATGTGGTCGAAAAACCGATCACAATGGGGATGCCGCAGGCATTTTGTTCTGAAGACATCCGGGTAATTCCTTCACCTTTTCCCTACAAACATAGTAATTCCCTTACATAACATAACCTGAATCTCGTAACGAATGGAACCAAATCACTGATTCTAGGGTCAATAGCATACGCAGTTGAAATTGGCTTGAATAGGATAGACTACATTATATTTTATTACCGGATTCATATGGAAGGAGCCGATAGGTTCTGGATGAATCTGCAGTTCATTTAATAGAGATTGACACTTTCAGCAATGCAGCAGCTAATTTATGGAGAAGGAGGCCAGGGAATGGCGGTATGGAATACGGGGCCTATTGAGAATAATGCTGTAAACGGCTCAAGACCAACGATATCATCGACTGTAATAATCGCCAATCAAAGTACAACCCAGACCGTGATCGTCGTAACACAGGGTTACAATCTCAGTGGGATCAGAACATTATTTATCTTGAGCCAGGATGAGATTTTACCCAATACGGTGATTTCAAGAAATTATTACAGTAATCTTAATTCCTTTGAATTTGTATTTACAATCACTGGCGGTGCTGTTGATAACACAGAAATATCTGTATGGGGAAAAGGAAGTTCAGGACAGCTAACTACCCCTCATCGCTTAGTTTCTGCAGAATTACTAGGTTATTCTGGAGGGGGTGGTGTGACAGGGGCAACGGGAGCGGCTGGTGTAACTGGAGCCACCGGAGCGACAGGCTTGACGGGAGGTACGGGAATCACCGGGGCCACAGGCGTAACAGGAGCTACCGGAGCTACGGGTGCAACCGGGGCAACTGGAAGTACAGGGGCAACGGGAGAGACCGGAACCACAGGTGTAACAGGAGCGACGGGAGCGACTGGAGTTACGGGAGCCACCGGAGCAACTGGAGCAACGGGAGTAACGGGAGTAACCGGGGCAACGGGTGCAACGGGTGCAACCGGAGCAACTGGAATTACGGGGGCAACGGGTGAGACCGGGACCACAGGTGTAACGGGAGCGACTGGAGCAACCGGAGGAACTGGAGTTACGGGAGCCACCGGAGCCACCGGAGCAACTGGAATTACGGGGGCAACGGGTGAGACCGGGACCACAGGTGTAACGGGAGCGACTGGAGCGACTGGAGCAACCGGAGGAACTGGAGTTACGGGAGCAACCGGAGCAACCGGAGCAACTGGAGCAACGGGAGTAACCGGTGCAACGGGTGCAACCGGAGCAACTGGAATTACGGGGGCAACGGGAGAGACCGGAACCACAGGTGTAACAGGAGCGACGGGAGCCACCGGAGCAACTGGAATTACGGGGGCAACGGGTGAGACTGGGACCACAGGTGTAACGGGAGCGACTGGAGCCACCGGAGGAACTGGAGTTACGGGAGCCACCGGAGCCACCGGAGCAACTGGAGTAACCGGAGCAACCGGAGTAACAGGAGCTACAGGCGCAACAGGAGTCACTGGAGTAACGGGAGCCACCGGAGCAACTGGAATTACGGGGGCAACGGGTGAGACCGGGACCACAGGTGTAACGGGAGCGACTGGAGCGATTGGAGCCACCGGAGGAACTGGAGTTACGGGAGCCACCGGAGCAACTGGAGTAACAGGAGCTACAGGCGCAACAGGAGTCACTGGAGTAACGGGAGCCACCGGAGCAACTGGAATTACGGGGGCAACGGGTGAGACCGGGACCACAGGTGTAACGGGAGCGACTGGAGCGATTGGAGCCACCGGAGGAACTGGAGTTACGGGAGCCACCGGAGCAACTGGAGTAACAGGAGCTACAGGCGCAACAGGAGTCACTGGAGTAACGGGAGCCACCGGAGCAACTGGAATTACGGGGGCAACGGGTGAGACCGGGACCACAGGTGTAACGGGAGCGACTGGAGCGATTGGAGCCACCGGAGGAACTGGAGTTACGGGAGCCACCGGAGCAACTGGAGTAACAGGAGCTACAGGCGCAACAGGAGTCACTGGAGTAACGGGAGCCACCGGAGCAACTGGAATTACGGGGGCAACGGGTGAGACCGGGACCACAGGTGTAACGGGAGCGACTGGAGCGACTGGAGCCACCGGAGGAACTGGAGTAACGGGAGCCACCGGAGCAACTGGAGCAACTGGAGTAACCGGAGCAACTGGAGTAACCGGAGCAACCGGAGTAACAGGAGCTACAGGCGCAACAGGAGTCACTGGAGCAACTGGAACTACAGGAGCCACCGGAGCAACTGGTGTAACAGGAACAACAGGAACAACAGGAACAACAGGAACAACAGGAACAACAGGAGTCACTGGAGCAACCGGAGTAACAGGAACGACAGGCGCAACGGGAACAACAGGAGTCACAGGGACAACAGGTGCTACCGGAGCTACCGGAGCTACAGGTACACCTACTCTGGCATTTTCCAATACTGCAGGCTCGATAGCGGTCTATCCGCCATTGAACACAGAAGTCATTGTTGTTTCGGTGACTCAGAACGAAGTGATCTCTCAGCAGCTGAAAATAGATTACGCTATATCATTAGAAGCGATCACTTCGTCCAACTGGTCACTTGTTGCTGAACTTCGTATCTACCGCTCTGCTACTTTGATCTCTACCAGAACACTTAACCGTAGCGGAAATGCATCGGGAACGCAACGTTTTCCGATTGCGGACACTTATGTTGATACAGCTCCGGCTACTGCTTCTGTATCCTACCAAGTTCGTGCAATTGTTACCACGGATAGCAATATAACCTCAGCAACAGTTATCAATCGAAATCTCAATATTATTACTTTCACTCCCTAATTCCGCTCCACCCAGCAGACTAAAAGTAAAATAGCCTTAGCCCAGAAACTGAGCTAAGGCTATAAATGCATCTGAGGACAATTGAATCATACTCCGTAACTGCTAAACGGAACATACCGCTACCCCACCGGCAGATAGCCCTCCACGGCAGACATCATCATATAAGCCCCGTTGCTCTTGTTACAGAGAGCAGTAATGGTTATGCCGCGTTCAGGATAATAGGCGGAATGGAAGCTGATCCCGGGATCGTAGCCCATGATATGGTACTTTAGCACCTTCCCGCTGGGGCCGGTTTGTATCCACACGCCGTAACCATAATAGCTGTCCTTCCGCTCATAAATATGCGGTGTCAGCAGCAGAGCGGTGGTCTCTGCCTGTAACAGCTTGTGTTCAAGCAAGCCGCTCCACAGCTTATGCATATCCGCCGCCGTAACAAATGCCCCTCCGTCCCCGCCTCCGACCACCGGAATGGAGTAGATGTTGCTGGTCTTTTTCCCATTGCTGCTGTCAATGTATCCCTGAGCGGTGTGGGCCGGAAGCGCATCAAGCGCGAAGTAACCGGAATCCTTCATC
The sequence above is a segment of the Paenibacillus sp. FSL R7-0204 genome. Coding sequences within it:
- a CDS encoding pyrimidine-nucleoside phosphorylase, giving the protein MRAVDLIQKKRDGGELSREEIAFLIQGYSKGEIPDYQISAWAMAVYFRGMNARETGDLTLEMAMSGDQVDLSPIAGIKVDKHSTGGVGDKTTVVLAPLVAAAGVPVAKMSGRGLGHTGGTLDKLESITGFSVEMDRERFFAQVGEIGAAVIGQSGNITPADKKLYALRDVTATVESIPLIASSVMSKKIAAGADAIVLDVKTGSGAFMKTLDDSIALAQAMVDIGTHLGRNTVAVISDMDQPLGFGIGNALEIKEGIETLNGHGPKDLQEVCLILGSQMLVLGGKAKDEEEARSMLLSHIGDGSALDKFKQMVSAQGGDASQIDSPDTLPAARRFIEVKAATAGYVESIQAEEIGVAAMLLGAGRETKESVIDLAVGIQLSLKVGDAVAAGDTLAVLHVNDASESKVQEAEAKVLEAYRISAQPVPPQPLVFALVTKDGVTRY